In Drosophila simulans strain w501 chromosome X, Prin_Dsim_3.1, whole genome shotgun sequence, one DNA window encodes the following:
- the LOC6725069 gene encoding fasciclin-2 isoform X2, giving the protein MGELPTNSVGVFLALLLCSCSLIELTRAQSPILEIYPKQEVQRKPVGKPLILTCRPTVPEPSLVADLQWKDNRNNTILPKPNYDPLYDSKGNRKKENGRNQAPMYTETLPGENLALMITSLSVEMGGKYYCTASYANTEILEKGVTIKTYVAITWTNAPENQYPTLGQDYVVMCEVKADPNPTIDWLRNGDPIRTTNDKYVVQTNGLLIRNVQESDEGIYTCRAAVIETGELLERTIRVEVFIQPEIVSLPTNLEAVEGKPFAANCTARGKPVPEISWIRDATQLNVATADRFQVNPQTGLVTISSVSQDDYGTYTCLAKNRAGVVDQKTKLNVLVRPQIYELYNVTGARTKEIAITCRAKGRPAPAITFRRWGTQEEYTNGQQDDDPRIILEPNFDEERGESTGTLRIANAERSDDGLYQCIARNKGADAYKTGHITVEFAPDFSHMKELPPVFSWEQRKANLSCLAMGIPNATIEWHWNGRKIKDLYDTNLKIVGTGPRSDLIVHPVTRQYYSGYKCIATNIHGTAEHDMQLKEARVPDFVSEAKPSQLTATTMTFDIRGPSTELGLPILAYSVQYKEALNPDWSTAYNRSWSPDSPYIVEGLRPQTEYSFRFAARNQVGLGNWGVNQQQSTPRRSAPEEPKPLHNPVQHDKEEPVVVSPYSDHFELRWGVPADNGEPIDRYQIKYCPGVKISGTWTELENSCNTVEVMETTSFEMTQLVGNTYYRIELKAHNAIGYSSPASIIMKTTRGIDVIQVAERQVFSSAAIVGIALGGVLLLLFVVDLLCCITVHMGVMATMCRKAKRSPSEIDDEAKLGSGQLVKEPPPSPLPLPPPVKLGGSPMSTPLDEKEPLRTPTGSIKQNSTIEFDGRFVHSRSGEIIGKNSAV; this is encoded by the exons AACTGACCCGTGCGCAGTCCCCCATCCTGGAGATTTATCCCAAACAAGAAGTCCAGCGCAAGCCAGTGGGCAAGCCCCTGATCCTCACCTGCCGGCCCACAGTTCCCGAGCCGTCCCTGGTCGCCGATCTGCAATGGAAGGACAACCGGAACAACACCATTCTGCCCAAGCC GAATTACGATCCACTGTATGATTCCAAGGGCAATAGAAAGAAAGA GAATGGACGCAACCAGGCGCCGATGTACACGGAAACGCTGCCCGGCGAAAATTTGGCCCTGATGATTACCTCGCTGTCGGTGGAAATGGGCGGCAAGTACTACTGCACCGCCTCCTATGCAAATACGGAGATCCTCGAGAAGGGCGTCACAATTAAAACTTACG TGGCCATTACCTGGACAAATGCACCGGAGAATCAGTACCCCACTCTTGGCCAAGACTATGTGGTAATGTGCGAGGTAAAGGCCGATCCCAATCCAACAATCGACTGGCTGCGCAACGGAGACCCG ATCCGCACGACCAACGACAAGTACGTGGTGCAAACCAACGGCCTGCTCATCCGAAATGTCCAGGAAAGCGACGAAGGCATCTACACTTGCCGTGCAGCCGTTATCGAAACTGGTGAGCTACTGGAACGCACCATTCGCGTGGAGGTCTTCATTCAGCCGGAGATCGTATCGCTTCCCACCAATCTGGAGGCCGTCGAGGGCAAGCCATTTGCAGCCAACTGCACAGCAAGAGGCAAACCAGTTCCGGAGATCAGTTGGATTCGCGATGCCACACAACTGAACGTGGCGACCGCCGATCGCTTCCAAGTGAATCCCCAAACTGGCCTGGTTACCATCAGCTCCGTTAGCCAGGATGATTACGGCACATACACATGCTTGGCCAAGAATAGGGCCGGTGTAGTGGATCAGAAGACCAAGCTGAATGTTTTGGTGCGTCCGCAGATCTATGAGTTGTACAATGTGACCGGGGCCAGGACCAAGGAGATTGCCATAACCTGCCGTGCCAAGGGACGTCCGGCACCGGCGATTACCTTCCGTCGTTGGGGAACACAGGAGGAGTACACGAACGGGCAGCAGGATGACGATCCTCGCATCATTTTGGAGCCGAATTTCGATGAGGAGCGCGGCGAGAGCACCGGCACCCTTCGCATCGCCAATGCCGAGCGTTCCGACGATGGACTGTACCAGTGTATTGCCCGGAACAAGGGAGCCGATGCCTACAAGACCGGACACATTACCGTTGAATTTGCTCCGGACTTTAGCCACATGAAGGAACTGCCTCCGGTTTTCTCGTGGGAGCAGCGCAAGGCGAATCTCAGCTGCTTGGCCATGGGCATCCCCAATGCCACAATCGAATGGCACTGGAATGGTCGCAAGATCAAGGATCTGTACGACACCAATCTAAAGATTGTCGGCACTGGACCCCGCAGCGATTTGATTGTGCACCCCGTAACGAGGCAGTATTACTCAGGATACAAGTGCATTGCGACTAACATCCATGGAACCGCCGAACATGATATGCAGCTGAAGGAGGCACGTGTCCCTGATTTTGTGTCCGAAGCCAAGCCAAGTCAACTGACCGCCACCACGATGACCTTCGACATTCGGGGTCCATCAACCGAACTGGGCCTGCCTATTCTGGCGTACAGTGTGCAGTACAAGGAGGCCCTAAATCCGGACTGGTCGACGGCCTATAACCGCAGTTGGTCACCAGATTCGCCGTACATTGTGGAGGGACTGCGACCACAGACGGAGTACAGCTTCCGATTCGCCGCCCGCAATCAGGTGGGATTGGGAAATTGGGGCGTCAATCAGCAGCAGTCGACACCACGACGATCGGCTCCGGAGGAGCCCAAGCCACTGCATAATCCCGTCCAGCACGACAAGGAGGAACCGGTGGTCGTGTCACCCTATTCTGATCATTTCGAGCTACGCTGGGGCGTGCCCGCCGACAACGGAGAGCCTATTGATAGGTACCAGATCAAATACTGTCCG GGCGTTAAGATCAGCGGCACATGGACGGAACTGGAGAACTCCTGCAACACCGTTGAGGTGATGGAGACCACATCCTTTGAGATGACCCAGCTGGTGGGCAACACCTACTATCGCATCGAACTGAAGGCGCACAACGCCATCGGCTATTCCTCGCCTGCTTCCATTATCATGAAGACGACACGAG GAATTGACGTCATCCAGGTGGCTGAGCGACAGGTCTTCTCCTCGGCGGCCATCGTGGGCATCGCACTCGGCGGagtcctcctgctcctgttcgtGGTCGACCTCCTCTGCTGCATCACCGTCCACATGGGCGTCATGGCCACGATGTGCCGCAAGGCCAAGCGATCGCCCTCCGAAATCGACGACGAGGCCAAGCTGGGCAG TGGCCAGCTGGTAAAGGAGCCACCGCCGTCGCCGTTGCCACTGCCGCCGCCCGTCAAACTGGGCGGTTCGCCCATGAGCACGCCATT GGACGAGAAGGAGCCGCTCCGCACGCCAACAGGCAGCATCAAACAGAACTCGACCATCGAGTTCGACGGGCGATTCGTGCACTCACGCAGTGGCGAGATAATCGGGAAGAACTCGGCGGTGTAA
- the LOC6725069 gene encoding fasciclin-2 isoform X6, whose product MGELPTNSVGVFLALLLCSCSLIELTRAQSPILEIYPKQEVQRKPVGKPLILTCRPTVPEPSLVADLQWKDNRNNTILPKPNYDPLYDSKGNRKKENGRNQAPMYTETLPGENLALMITSLSVEMGGKYYCTASYANTEILEKGVTIKTYVAITWTNAPENQYPTLGQDYVVMCEVKADPNPTIDWLRNGDPIRTTNDKYVVQTNGLLIRNVQESDEGIYTCRAAVIETGELLERTIRVEVFIQPEIVSLPTNLEAVEGKPFAANCTARGKPVPEISWIRDATQLNVATADRFQVNPQTGLVTISSVSQDDYGTYTCLAKNRAGVVDQKTKLNVLVRPQIYELYNVTGARTKEIAITCRAKGRPAPAITFRRWGTQEEYTNGQQDDDPRIILEPNFDEERGESTGTLRIANAERSDDGLYQCIARNKGADAYKTGHITVEFAPDFSHMKELPPVFSWEQRKANLSCLAMGIPNATIEWHWNGRKIKDLYDTNLKIVGTGPRSDLIVHPVTRQYYSGYKCIATNIHGTAEHDMQLKEARVPDFVSEAKPSQLTATTMTFDIRGPSTELGLPILAYSVQYKEALNPDWSTAYNRSWSPDSPYIVEGLRPQTEYSFRFAARNQVGLGNWGVNQQQSTPRRSAPEEPKPLHNPVQHDKEEPVVVSPYSDHFELRWGVPADNGEPIDRYQIKYCPGVKISGTWTELENSCNTVEVMETTSFEMTQLVGNTYYRIELKAHNAIGYSSPASIIMKTTRGIDVIQVAERQVFSSAAIVGIALGGVLLLLFVVDLLCCITVHMGVMATMCRKAKRSPSEIDDEAKLGSHTRQEFEYNWVYARPKSLLFNRNSLISV is encoded by the exons AACTGACCCGTGCGCAGTCCCCCATCCTGGAGATTTATCCCAAACAAGAAGTCCAGCGCAAGCCAGTGGGCAAGCCCCTGATCCTCACCTGCCGGCCCACAGTTCCCGAGCCGTCCCTGGTCGCCGATCTGCAATGGAAGGACAACCGGAACAACACCATTCTGCCCAAGCC GAATTACGATCCACTGTATGATTCCAAGGGCAATAGAAAGAAAGA GAATGGACGCAACCAGGCGCCGATGTACACGGAAACGCTGCCCGGCGAAAATTTGGCCCTGATGATTACCTCGCTGTCGGTGGAAATGGGCGGCAAGTACTACTGCACCGCCTCCTATGCAAATACGGAGATCCTCGAGAAGGGCGTCACAATTAAAACTTACG TGGCCATTACCTGGACAAATGCACCGGAGAATCAGTACCCCACTCTTGGCCAAGACTATGTGGTAATGTGCGAGGTAAAGGCCGATCCCAATCCAACAATCGACTGGCTGCGCAACGGAGACCCG ATCCGCACGACCAACGACAAGTACGTGGTGCAAACCAACGGCCTGCTCATCCGAAATGTCCAGGAAAGCGACGAAGGCATCTACACTTGCCGTGCAGCCGTTATCGAAACTGGTGAGCTACTGGAACGCACCATTCGCGTGGAGGTCTTCATTCAGCCGGAGATCGTATCGCTTCCCACCAATCTGGAGGCCGTCGAGGGCAAGCCATTTGCAGCCAACTGCACAGCAAGAGGCAAACCAGTTCCGGAGATCAGTTGGATTCGCGATGCCACACAACTGAACGTGGCGACCGCCGATCGCTTCCAAGTGAATCCCCAAACTGGCCTGGTTACCATCAGCTCCGTTAGCCAGGATGATTACGGCACATACACATGCTTGGCCAAGAATAGGGCCGGTGTAGTGGATCAGAAGACCAAGCTGAATGTTTTGGTGCGTCCGCAGATCTATGAGTTGTACAATGTGACCGGGGCCAGGACCAAGGAGATTGCCATAACCTGCCGTGCCAAGGGACGTCCGGCACCGGCGATTACCTTCCGTCGTTGGGGAACACAGGAGGAGTACACGAACGGGCAGCAGGATGACGATCCTCGCATCATTTTGGAGCCGAATTTCGATGAGGAGCGCGGCGAGAGCACCGGCACCCTTCGCATCGCCAATGCCGAGCGTTCCGACGATGGACTGTACCAGTGTATTGCCCGGAACAAGGGAGCCGATGCCTACAAGACCGGACACATTACCGTTGAATTTGCTCCGGACTTTAGCCACATGAAGGAACTGCCTCCGGTTTTCTCGTGGGAGCAGCGCAAGGCGAATCTCAGCTGCTTGGCCATGGGCATCCCCAATGCCACAATCGAATGGCACTGGAATGGTCGCAAGATCAAGGATCTGTACGACACCAATCTAAAGATTGTCGGCACTGGACCCCGCAGCGATTTGATTGTGCACCCCGTAACGAGGCAGTATTACTCAGGATACAAGTGCATTGCGACTAACATCCATGGAACCGCCGAACATGATATGCAGCTGAAGGAGGCACGTGTCCCTGATTTTGTGTCCGAAGCCAAGCCAAGTCAACTGACCGCCACCACGATGACCTTCGACATTCGGGGTCCATCAACCGAACTGGGCCTGCCTATTCTGGCGTACAGTGTGCAGTACAAGGAGGCCCTAAATCCGGACTGGTCGACGGCCTATAACCGCAGTTGGTCACCAGATTCGCCGTACATTGTGGAGGGACTGCGACCACAGACGGAGTACAGCTTCCGATTCGCCGCCCGCAATCAGGTGGGATTGGGAAATTGGGGCGTCAATCAGCAGCAGTCGACACCACGACGATCGGCTCCGGAGGAGCCCAAGCCACTGCATAATCCCGTCCAGCACGACAAGGAGGAACCGGTGGTCGTGTCACCCTATTCTGATCATTTCGAGCTACGCTGGGGCGTGCCCGCCGACAACGGAGAGCCTATTGATAGGTACCAGATCAAATACTGTCCG GGCGTTAAGATCAGCGGCACATGGACGGAACTGGAGAACTCCTGCAACACCGTTGAGGTGATGGAGACCACATCCTTTGAGATGACCCAGCTGGTGGGCAACACCTACTATCGCATCGAACTGAAGGCGCACAACGCCATCGGCTATTCCTCGCCTGCTTCCATTATCATGAAGACGACACGAG GAATTGACGTCATCCAGGTGGCTGAGCGACAGGTCTTCTCCTCGGCGGCCATCGTGGGCATCGCACTCGGCGGagtcctcctgctcctgttcgtGGTCGACCTCCTCTGCTGCATCACCGTCCACATGGGCGTCATGGCCACGATGTGCCGCAAGGCCAAGCGATCGCCCTCCGAAATCGACGACGAGGCCAAGCTGGGCAG CCACACTCGCCAGGAATTCGAATACAATTGGGTTTATGCGCGGCCCAAGTCCTTATTGTTCAATCGCAATTCCCTGATATCCGTCTGA
- the LOC6725069 gene encoding fasciclin-2 isoform X8, with amino-acid sequence MGELPTNSVGVFLALLLCSCSLIELTRAQSPILEIYPKQEVQRKPVGKPLILTCRPTVPEPSLVADLQWKDNRNNTILPKPNGRNQAPMYTETLPGENLALMITSLSVEMGGKYYCTASYANTEILEKGVTIKTYVAITWTNAPENQYPTLGQDYVVMCEVKADPNPTIDWLRNGDPIRTTNDKYVVQTNGLLIRNVQESDEGIYTCRAAVIETGELLERTIRVEVFIQPEIVSLPTNLEAVEGKPFAANCTARGKPVPEISWIRDATQLNVATADRFQVNPQTGLVTISSVSQDDYGTYTCLAKNRAGVVDQKTKLNVLVRPQIYELYNVTGARTKEIAITCRAKGRPAPAITFRRWGTQEEYTNGQQDDDPRIILEPNFDEERGESTGTLRIANAERSDDGLYQCIARNKGADAYKTGHITVEFAPDFSHMKELPPVFSWEQRKANLSCLAMGIPNATIEWHWNGRKIKDLYDTNLKIVGTGPRSDLIVHPVTRQYYSGYKCIATNIHGTAEHDMQLKEARVPDFVSEAKPSQLTATTMTFDIRGPSTELGLPILAYSVQYKEALNPDWSTAYNRSWSPDSPYIVEGLRPQTEYSFRFAARNQVGLGNWGVNQQQSTPRRSAPEEPKPLHNPVQHDKEEPVVVSPYSDHFELRWGVPADNGEPIDRYQIKYCPGVKISGTWTELENSCNTVEVMETTSFEMTQLVGNTYYRIELKAHNAIGYSSPASIIMKTTRGIDVIQVAERQVFSSAAIVGIALGGVLLLLFVVDLLCCITVHMGVMATMCRKAKRSPSEIDDEAKLGSHTRQEFEYNWVYARPKSLLFNRNSLISV; translated from the exons AACTGACCCGTGCGCAGTCCCCCATCCTGGAGATTTATCCCAAACAAGAAGTCCAGCGCAAGCCAGTGGGCAAGCCCCTGATCCTCACCTGCCGGCCCACAGTTCCCGAGCCGTCCCTGGTCGCCGATCTGCAATGGAAGGACAACCGGAACAACACCATTCTGCCCAAGCC GAATGGACGCAACCAGGCGCCGATGTACACGGAAACGCTGCCCGGCGAAAATTTGGCCCTGATGATTACCTCGCTGTCGGTGGAAATGGGCGGCAAGTACTACTGCACCGCCTCCTATGCAAATACGGAGATCCTCGAGAAGGGCGTCACAATTAAAACTTACG TGGCCATTACCTGGACAAATGCACCGGAGAATCAGTACCCCACTCTTGGCCAAGACTATGTGGTAATGTGCGAGGTAAAGGCCGATCCCAATCCAACAATCGACTGGCTGCGCAACGGAGACCCG ATCCGCACGACCAACGACAAGTACGTGGTGCAAACCAACGGCCTGCTCATCCGAAATGTCCAGGAAAGCGACGAAGGCATCTACACTTGCCGTGCAGCCGTTATCGAAACTGGTGAGCTACTGGAACGCACCATTCGCGTGGAGGTCTTCATTCAGCCGGAGATCGTATCGCTTCCCACCAATCTGGAGGCCGTCGAGGGCAAGCCATTTGCAGCCAACTGCACAGCAAGAGGCAAACCAGTTCCGGAGATCAGTTGGATTCGCGATGCCACACAACTGAACGTGGCGACCGCCGATCGCTTCCAAGTGAATCCCCAAACTGGCCTGGTTACCATCAGCTCCGTTAGCCAGGATGATTACGGCACATACACATGCTTGGCCAAGAATAGGGCCGGTGTAGTGGATCAGAAGACCAAGCTGAATGTTTTGGTGCGTCCGCAGATCTATGAGTTGTACAATGTGACCGGGGCCAGGACCAAGGAGATTGCCATAACCTGCCGTGCCAAGGGACGTCCGGCACCGGCGATTACCTTCCGTCGTTGGGGAACACAGGAGGAGTACACGAACGGGCAGCAGGATGACGATCCTCGCATCATTTTGGAGCCGAATTTCGATGAGGAGCGCGGCGAGAGCACCGGCACCCTTCGCATCGCCAATGCCGAGCGTTCCGACGATGGACTGTACCAGTGTATTGCCCGGAACAAGGGAGCCGATGCCTACAAGACCGGACACATTACCGTTGAATTTGCTCCGGACTTTAGCCACATGAAGGAACTGCCTCCGGTTTTCTCGTGGGAGCAGCGCAAGGCGAATCTCAGCTGCTTGGCCATGGGCATCCCCAATGCCACAATCGAATGGCACTGGAATGGTCGCAAGATCAAGGATCTGTACGACACCAATCTAAAGATTGTCGGCACTGGACCCCGCAGCGATTTGATTGTGCACCCCGTAACGAGGCAGTATTACTCAGGATACAAGTGCATTGCGACTAACATCCATGGAACCGCCGAACATGATATGCAGCTGAAGGAGGCACGTGTCCCTGATTTTGTGTCCGAAGCCAAGCCAAGTCAACTGACCGCCACCACGATGACCTTCGACATTCGGGGTCCATCAACCGAACTGGGCCTGCCTATTCTGGCGTACAGTGTGCAGTACAAGGAGGCCCTAAATCCGGACTGGTCGACGGCCTATAACCGCAGTTGGTCACCAGATTCGCCGTACATTGTGGAGGGACTGCGACCACAGACGGAGTACAGCTTCCGATTCGCCGCCCGCAATCAGGTGGGATTGGGAAATTGGGGCGTCAATCAGCAGCAGTCGACACCACGACGATCGGCTCCGGAGGAGCCCAAGCCACTGCATAATCCCGTCCAGCACGACAAGGAGGAACCGGTGGTCGTGTCACCCTATTCTGATCATTTCGAGCTACGCTGGGGCGTGCCCGCCGACAACGGAGAGCCTATTGATAGGTACCAGATCAAATACTGTCCG GGCGTTAAGATCAGCGGCACATGGACGGAACTGGAGAACTCCTGCAACACCGTTGAGGTGATGGAGACCACATCCTTTGAGATGACCCAGCTGGTGGGCAACACCTACTATCGCATCGAACTGAAGGCGCACAACGCCATCGGCTATTCCTCGCCTGCTTCCATTATCATGAAGACGACACGAG GAATTGACGTCATCCAGGTGGCTGAGCGACAGGTCTTCTCCTCGGCGGCCATCGTGGGCATCGCACTCGGCGGagtcctcctgctcctgttcgtGGTCGACCTCCTCTGCTGCATCACCGTCCACATGGGCGTCATGGCCACGATGTGCCGCAAGGCCAAGCGATCGCCCTCCGAAATCGACGACGAGGCCAAGCTGGGCAG CCACACTCGCCAGGAATTCGAATACAATTGGGTTTATGCGCGGCCCAAGTCCTTATTGTTCAATCGCAATTCCCTGATATCCGTCTGA
- the LOC6725069 gene encoding fasciclin-2 isoform X3: protein MGELPTNSVGVFLALLLCSCSLIELTRAQSPILEIYPKQEVQRKPVGKPLILTCRPTVPEPSLVADLQWKDNRNNTILPKPNGRNQAPMYTETLPGENLALMITSLSVEMGGKYYCTASYANTEILEKGVTIKTYVAITWTNAPENQYPTLGQDYVVMCEVKADPNPTIDWLRNGDPIRTTNDKYVVQTNGLLIRNVQESDEGIYTCRAAVIETGELLERTIRVEVFIQPEIVSLPTNLEAVEGKPFAANCTARGKPVPEISWIRDATQLNVATADRFQVNPQTGLVTISSVSQDDYGTYTCLAKNRAGVVDQKTKLNVLVRPQIYELYNVTGARTKEIAITCRAKGRPAPAITFRRWGTQEEYTNGQQDDDPRIILEPNFDEERGESTGTLRIANAERSDDGLYQCIARNKGADAYKTGHITVEFAPDFSHMKELPPVFSWEQRKANLSCLAMGIPNATIEWHWNGRKIKDLYDTNLKIVGTGPRSDLIVHPVTRQYYSGYKCIATNIHGTAEHDMQLKEARVPDFVSEAKPSQLTATTMTFDIRGPSTELGLPILAYSVQYKEALNPDWSTAYNRSWSPDSPYIVEGLRPQTEYSFRFAARNQVGLGNWGVNQQQSTPRRSAPEEPKPLHNPVQHDKEEPVVVSPYSDHFELRWGVPADNGEPIDRYQIKYCPGVKISGTWTELENSCNTVEVMETTSFEMTQLVGNTYYRIELKAHNAIGYSSPASIIMKTTRGIDVIQVAERQVFSSAAIVGIALGGVLLLLFVVDLLCCITVHMGVMATMCRKAKRSPSEIDDEAKLGSLYGWRFPLPYCSGQLVKEPPPSPLPLPPPVKLGGSPMSTPLDEKEPLRTPTGSIKQNSTIEFDGRFVHSRSGEIIGKNSAV from the exons AACTGACCCGTGCGCAGTCCCCCATCCTGGAGATTTATCCCAAACAAGAAGTCCAGCGCAAGCCAGTGGGCAAGCCCCTGATCCTCACCTGCCGGCCCACAGTTCCCGAGCCGTCCCTGGTCGCCGATCTGCAATGGAAGGACAACCGGAACAACACCATTCTGCCCAAGCC GAATGGACGCAACCAGGCGCCGATGTACACGGAAACGCTGCCCGGCGAAAATTTGGCCCTGATGATTACCTCGCTGTCGGTGGAAATGGGCGGCAAGTACTACTGCACCGCCTCCTATGCAAATACGGAGATCCTCGAGAAGGGCGTCACAATTAAAACTTACG TGGCCATTACCTGGACAAATGCACCGGAGAATCAGTACCCCACTCTTGGCCAAGACTATGTGGTAATGTGCGAGGTAAAGGCCGATCCCAATCCAACAATCGACTGGCTGCGCAACGGAGACCCG ATCCGCACGACCAACGACAAGTACGTGGTGCAAACCAACGGCCTGCTCATCCGAAATGTCCAGGAAAGCGACGAAGGCATCTACACTTGCCGTGCAGCCGTTATCGAAACTGGTGAGCTACTGGAACGCACCATTCGCGTGGAGGTCTTCATTCAGCCGGAGATCGTATCGCTTCCCACCAATCTGGAGGCCGTCGAGGGCAAGCCATTTGCAGCCAACTGCACAGCAAGAGGCAAACCAGTTCCGGAGATCAGTTGGATTCGCGATGCCACACAACTGAACGTGGCGACCGCCGATCGCTTCCAAGTGAATCCCCAAACTGGCCTGGTTACCATCAGCTCCGTTAGCCAGGATGATTACGGCACATACACATGCTTGGCCAAGAATAGGGCCGGTGTAGTGGATCAGAAGACCAAGCTGAATGTTTTGGTGCGTCCGCAGATCTATGAGTTGTACAATGTGACCGGGGCCAGGACCAAGGAGATTGCCATAACCTGCCGTGCCAAGGGACGTCCGGCACCGGCGATTACCTTCCGTCGTTGGGGAACACAGGAGGAGTACACGAACGGGCAGCAGGATGACGATCCTCGCATCATTTTGGAGCCGAATTTCGATGAGGAGCGCGGCGAGAGCACCGGCACCCTTCGCATCGCCAATGCCGAGCGTTCCGACGATGGACTGTACCAGTGTATTGCCCGGAACAAGGGAGCCGATGCCTACAAGACCGGACACATTACCGTTGAATTTGCTCCGGACTTTAGCCACATGAAGGAACTGCCTCCGGTTTTCTCGTGGGAGCAGCGCAAGGCGAATCTCAGCTGCTTGGCCATGGGCATCCCCAATGCCACAATCGAATGGCACTGGAATGGTCGCAAGATCAAGGATCTGTACGACACCAATCTAAAGATTGTCGGCACTGGACCCCGCAGCGATTTGATTGTGCACCCCGTAACGAGGCAGTATTACTCAGGATACAAGTGCATTGCGACTAACATCCATGGAACCGCCGAACATGATATGCAGCTGAAGGAGGCACGTGTCCCTGATTTTGTGTCCGAAGCCAAGCCAAGTCAACTGACCGCCACCACGATGACCTTCGACATTCGGGGTCCATCAACCGAACTGGGCCTGCCTATTCTGGCGTACAGTGTGCAGTACAAGGAGGCCCTAAATCCGGACTGGTCGACGGCCTATAACCGCAGTTGGTCACCAGATTCGCCGTACATTGTGGAGGGACTGCGACCACAGACGGAGTACAGCTTCCGATTCGCCGCCCGCAATCAGGTGGGATTGGGAAATTGGGGCGTCAATCAGCAGCAGTCGACACCACGACGATCGGCTCCGGAGGAGCCCAAGCCACTGCATAATCCCGTCCAGCACGACAAGGAGGAACCGGTGGTCGTGTCACCCTATTCTGATCATTTCGAGCTACGCTGGGGCGTGCCCGCCGACAACGGAGAGCCTATTGATAGGTACCAGATCAAATACTGTCCG GGCGTTAAGATCAGCGGCACATGGACGGAACTGGAGAACTCCTGCAACACCGTTGAGGTGATGGAGACCACATCCTTTGAGATGACCCAGCTGGTGGGCAACACCTACTATCGCATCGAACTGAAGGCGCACAACGCCATCGGCTATTCCTCGCCTGCTTCCATTATCATGAAGACGACACGAG GAATTGACGTCATCCAGGTGGCTGAGCGACAGGTCTTCTCCTCGGCGGCCATCGTGGGCATCGCACTCGGCGGagtcctcctgctcctgttcgtGGTCGACCTCCTCTGCTGCATCACCGTCCACATGGGCGTCATGGCCACGATGTGCCGCAAGGCCAAGCGATCGCCCTCCGAAATCGACGACGAGGCCAAGCTGGGCAG TCTTTACGGTTGGCGTTTTCCGCTACCTTATTGCAGTGGCCAGCTGGTAAAGGAGCCACCGCCGTCGCCGTTGCCACTGCCGCCGCCCGTCAAACTGGGCGGTTCGCCCATGAGCACGCCATT GGACGAGAAGGAGCCGCTCCGCACGCCAACAGGCAGCATCAAACAGAACTCGACCATCGAGTTCGACGGGCGATTCGTGCACTCACGCAGTGGCGAGATAATCGGGAAGAACTCGGCGGTGTAA